One Rhizoctonia solani chromosome 2, complete sequence DNA segment encodes these proteins:
- a CDS encoding Retrotransposable element Tf2 protein — MSWLKKHNPQISWEKHTLVFNLLYCSNNCLPAPAVLELKAVEEIPTPYQEFSRVFLEEESSKLPPHCPYNIAIELLPDAKPQHGPIYSLGPREDAELKETIEKQLKAGLIQPSKSPMASPILFVKKKNGKLRMRVDYRRLNSMTKKNVYPLPLPQNLIEKLQGAKIFSKFDLKAGYNLVRIKEGDKWKTAFKTKYGLFEYLVMPFGLTNAPAVFQDMMNEIFQDLLDVYVIIYLDNILVFSLNEKDHKAHVREVLKRLQDNDLFCNIKKCHFHVKKIDYLGFIILESGIEVDQSKVTDAMNWSTPKNVKNIQEFLGFVNFYRRFIPNFGNMARPLYNLLKKDSVWKWDLAEQQSFEGLKKCLTTAPLLLQPDTTRQFYVECNASDYATGAILSQRNSEGKLAPELLAVIRAFKEWRHLLEGSELPVQVLTDHKNLEYFSTSQSLNKRQIRWANFLVDYNFQIIYRPGAQNKKADILSRRYDLVPLEGGVENQVLLKPELFIASITPDQEINDLIGKAIYKDDCLKEILHKLQNKEKVLDWELREGLLWFQGKYLHNALAAGHPGQARTLELVSRSYYWPLLKKFVNSYVSHCETCIRSKPTNQLPVGLLKPLQIPERPWEDIAYDMIVGLPVSEGFDAILTVIDQFSKMVHFIPTQSTLSAIDIANLFVTYIWKLHGLPKSTVSDRGPTFNAKFIRHLYKRLDIKPTYSTAYHPQTDGQTERIQREAEIFIRMFGNHRQSDWVALLPLAEFALNNLKQTSTGKSPFQICYGYNPRFSVGQKSDKVVPNADKHAEFLEKGYNEVKAALSLSQERMKYFYDQRHKDEDEIQVGDKAWLSHQNISTDRPSMKLSHKKLGPYLVIKRIGSHAYKLQLPHTMRIHPVFHINLLTKFHPDPHGRNPPQPAPIITKEGEEEYEVEKILDSKWKGRGKTRKLWYLIKWKGYDEGSNSWEPIDNVANAKEAKEEFHKEYPDAVGA; from the exons atgtcatggctAAAAAAGCATAACCCCCAAATatcatgggaaaaacatacacttgtCTTTAATTTGTTATACTGTTCCAATAATTGCCTACCTGCACCTGCTGTTttagaactcaaagcagtagaagaaatccccACTCCCTACCAAGAATTCTCTAGAGTCTTTTTAGAAGAGGAATCATCCAAACTACCGCCTCATTGTCCTTACAATATTGCTATTGAGTTGCTCCCTGACGCAAAACCCCAACATGGCCCCATTTATAGCCTAGGCCCAAGGGAGGATGCAGAACTCAAGGAAACTATTGAAAAGCAACTCAAGGCTGGATTGATTCAACCCTCAAAGTCTCCTATGGCTTCTCCAATCTTATTTGTCAAGAAAAAGAATGGAAAGTTACGCATGCGTGTGGATTACCGGCGCTTaaatagcatgaccaagaagaatgtgTACCCTTTACCTTTGCCACAGAATCTTATTGAGAAGTTACAaggcgccaagatctttagtaaatttgatcttaaAGCAGGGTACAATTTAGTCcgaatcaaagaaggtgacaaatggaaaacagccttcaagacaaaatacggattatttgagtacttggtcatgccttttgggtTAACAAATGCACCGGCGGTTTTTcaagacatgatgaatgaaATATTCCAAGACCTTTTGGATGTCTATGTCATTATCTacctggacaacattttAGTATTCTCCTTGAATGAAAAAGATCACAAAGCCCATGTGCGAGAAGTACTAAAGAGGCTACAGGACAATGATCTCTTCTGCAACATCaaaaaatgccatttccacgtcaaaaAAATTGATTACCTAGGATTCATCATATTGGAGTCTGGCATAGAAGTTGATCAGTCTAAAGTCACAGATGCAATGAATTGGTCgacacctaagaatgtcaaaaatatccaggaattcttaggatttgtgaatTTTTATAGAcgattcatccccaactttggCAATATGGCACGACCCTTGTACAACTTGCTCAAGAAAGACAGtgtttggaaatgggacttGGCAGAACAACAGTCTTTTGAGGGTCTGAAAAAATGTCTTACGACAGCACCATTGCTTCTACAACCGGATACCACAAGGCAATTCTATGTGGAATGCAATGCATCAGActatgcaacaggagccATACTATCCCAACGCAACTCTGAAGGGAAATTGGCTCCA gaattgttGGCGGTCATTAGAgcatttaaagaatggcgccatttgCTAGAAGGATCTGAATtgccagtccaagttctaacGGATCATAAGAACTTGGAGTACTTTTCCACGTCTCAATCTTTGAATAAACGGCAAATTAGATGGGCCAACTTCCTAGTGGattacaatttccaaattaTCTACAGGCCAGGAGCACAAAACAAAAAGGCAGATATCCTCTCAAGACGCTATGATCtggtaccccttgaagggggggtagagaaccaggttctcctAAAACCGGAACTTTTTATTGCATCCATAACTCcggatcaggaaatcaatgatcTAATTGGCAAGGCCATTTACAAAGATGATTGCCTTAAGGAAATTCTACacaaactccagaacaaggaaaaggtcttAGACTGGGAGTTGAGAGAAGGTTTACTATGGTTTCAAGGAAAATATTT GCACAATGCATTAgcggcaggacatccaggacaagcTAGAACATTAGAACTTGTCTCCAGGagttactactggccattgctgaaaaagtttgtcaattcttACGTCAGCCACTGCGAAACCTGCATCAGGTccaagccaacaaatcaattacCTGTGGGCCTGTTAAAACCattgcaaattcctgaacgcccctgggaagacattgcttatgatatgattgtgggactacCGGTTTCAGAAGGTTTTGATGCTATCCTGACAGTGATTGATCaattctcaaaaatggtccaCTTCATTCCCACCCAATCCACGTTGTCTGCCATTGATATTGCCAACCTATTTGTCACATACATatggaagctacatggcCTCCCCAAAAGCAcagtctcagatagaggtcCCACATTTAACGCCAAATTCATTCGTCATCTCtataaaaggctggacattaagccaacatattccacggcgtatcatccccagacagatggacagactgAACGCATACAAAGAGAAGCCGAGATCTTTATACgaatgtttgggaatcatcGCCAATCAGATTGGGTAGCATTACTACCATTGGCTGAATTTGCTTTAAACAATTTAAAGCAAActtccacaggcaaatcccctttccaaatttgtTATGGCTATAATCCAAGATTTTCGGTTGGTCAAAAATCAGACAAGGTAGTTCCAAACGCAGACAAACATGCAGAATTTCTAGAAAAAGGATACAATGAAGTCAAAGCAGCTCTATCATTATCCCAGGAAAGAATGAAGTATTTTTATGATCAAAGACATAAAGACGAAGAtgaaattcaagtaggagACAAGGCCTGGCTGAGTCATCAAAACATATCCACAGACAGACCCTCAATGAAACTCAGCCATAAAAAATTAGGACCCTACTTAGTAATCAAAAGAATAGGATCACACGCATACAAACTTCAATTACCCCAcactatgcgcatacaccctgTGTTCCATATCAATCTTCTTACTAAATTTCATCCTGACCCTCACGGACGCAACCCTCCCCAACCTGCACCCATTATCACAaaagaaggagaggaggaatatgaggttgaaaaaatcctggatagcaaatggaaaggacgtGGTAAAACAAGGAAACTCTGGTATCTGATtaagtggaaaggatatgatgaaGGAAGCAATTCCTGGGAGCCAATTGATAATGTGGCCAATGCCAAGGAAGCAAAAGAAGAGTTCCATAAGGAGTaccctgatgcagttggagcttga
- a CDS encoding Retrotransposon gag protein, whose protein sequence is MIILKKEFLQLQGAYKAQHDQLALLRAELKEHRNQLRNQHVFYSNQIQGAAASIQVVQDQLLHMSTTRPMAPPPPPPPAGTSTATTAHTSSPVSTSSDLKFAKPNKFNGKKEDALNFIIACQAYIRAKGANQSHKEKILWVTSYFEGAAEDWVRPYKERKVFRGEAVPLLEDIDTFWAEFTKHYVDTNCDEKYCQKWNNLRQKASVQEYTCKFQQYSVSLGYSNETLRNKYYNGLQNNIKDIMLSTMFQWRCATAQQVYDKAEEIANHIESTRLSNPSVSAACTSSNTVSTPTSNPTPTCTRLNVGDNVYMIDPTTRRAKKGAITSIVCTTSGNMPNVRWNGESKDTMIPFPSLKKDERPAAAAPVKTIIAPTPILASNSKGPGPMDLDGRGFSNLTCHVCGGKGHFARSCPSKPMSGHVANVEWSWERPKEEN, encoded by the coding sequence ATGATTATTTTAAAAAAAGAATTCTTGCAATTACAAGGAGCCTACAAAGCGCAACATGATCAATTAGCATTGCTAAGGGCTGAACTCAAGGAACATCGCAATCAGTTGCGTAACCAACATGTGTTTTATTCTAATCAAATTCAAGGGGCTGCTGCCTCCATCCAGGTGGTGCAAGATCAATTGCTCCACATGTCTACCACTCGTCCCATGGccccgcctccacctccccCACCTGCTGGTAcaagcacagccaccacTGCCCACACTTCCTCACCTGTTTCTACGTCTTCAGATTTAAAATTTGCCAAGCCCAATAAGTTCAATGGCAAGAAAGAGGACGCCCTTAACTTCATTATTGCCTGCCAAGCCtatataagggcaaaaggGGCCAATCAATCCCACAAGGAAAAAATCTTGTGGGTAACGTCATATTTTGAAGGTGCTGCGGAAGATTGGGTACGCCcatacaaggaaaggaaggtgttcagggGAGAGGCGGTTCCCTTATTGGAAGATATTGATACATTTTGGGCCGAGTTCACAAAGCATTACGTAGATACAAATTGTGATGAGAAGTACtgccaaaaatggaataatTTACGACAGAAAGCATCAGTACAAGAATATACTTGCAAATTCCAACAGTACTCAGTGTCCTTAGGGTACAGCAATGAGACGTTACGCAATAAGTACTACAATGGCCTCCAAAACAATatcaaggacatcatgctttccactatgttccaatggcgttgTGCTACGGCTCAACAAGTGTATGACAAGGCAGAAGAAATTGCCAACCACATTGAGTCAACTCGTCTTTCCAACCCATCTGTCTCCGCTGCTTGTACGTCTTCCAACACTGTCTCCACCCCTACTTCCAACCCCACTCCTACTTGTACTCGTCTTAATGTTGGGGACAATGTCTATATGATTGATCCAACCACTcgccgcgccaagaaaggcgctattACTTCAATTGTTTGCACTACCTCTGGCAACATGCCAAATGTCAGGTGGAATGGAGAATCCAAGGACACAATGATTCCATTCCCCTCCCTTAAGAAAGATGAACGCCCCGCTGCGGCTGCACCTGTTAAAACCATCATTGCACCTACTCCTATTCTAGCCTCAAACTCTAAAGGTCCAGGtcccatggatcttgatgggAGAGGATTTTCAAATCTCACATGCCATGTATGCGGTGGAAAAGGTCATTTTGCACGCAGTTGCCCCtctaagcccatgtctggacatgtggctaatgttgaatggtcttgggaaaggcctaaagaagaaaattga
- a CDS encoding pathogenesis-related protein PR5K (thaumatin family) gives MGHGHYTPPFILSLVMKSCAALAFLSILPLAEARNFTVRNACSFTIWPAIFTDLNVGTAVPSIETGWEAPPNTSRSFEVPDNWTAGRIWGRSDCNFSVNPGPNSCLTGGCNGGLLCDNTTGTGVPPATLAEWTLSGDGNRDFYDVSLVDGYNLPMAITTNSDCPIADCPADLASNCPAALTAKNSAGASVGCKTACFANLDGNQANSPNCCSGQFSTPETCPPSGIQFYDHFKQGCPNSYAYAYDESSNTALWTCDSTRKVDYTLTFCPS, from the exons ATGGGGCATGGTCACTACACACCACCTTTCATACTCTCTTTGGTTATGAAATCCTGCGCAGCACTTGCCTTTCTCTCCATTCTCCCGCTTGCGGAAGCCCGTAACTTTACGGTGCGCAATGCATGCTCATTCACCATTTGGCCTGCCATTTTT ACGGATCTGAACGTTGGCACAGCAGTTCCCTCCATAGAGACGGGTTGGGAGGCGCCTCCAAATACTTCTCGCTCATTCGAGGTGCCTGACAATTGGACGGCTGGACGAATTTGG GGTCGAAGTGATTGCAACTTTTCGGTCAATCCCGGCCCGAATTCTTGTCTTACTGGTGGTTGCAACGGGGGACTATTATGTGATAACACCACAGGGACTGGCGTTCCCCCTGCGACCCTAGCAGAATGGACACTGAGTGGTGACGGAAATCGCGATTTTTATGATG TATCTCTGGTCGATGGGTACAATCTGCCGATGGCTATCACCACTAACTCTGACTGCCCAATTGCGGATTGCCCGGCTGATCTAGCCTCAAATTGCCCGGCCGCGCTGACAGCCAAGAACTCTGCGGGTGCTTCTGTCGGCTGCAAG ACCGCCTGTTTCGCCAATCTGGACGGGAACCAGGCAAACTCGCCCAATTGTTGTTCAGGCCAATTCAGCACACCAGAGACTTGTCCTCCATCGGGGATTCAGTTCTACGACCACTTCAAACAGGGATGCCCAAACTCGTATGCGTACGCTTATGACGAATCTAGTAACACAGCGCTCTGGACCTGCGATTCAACCAGGAAGGTCGATT ATACCCTCACGTTCTGTCCATCATAA